A single region of the Streptococcus sanguinis genome encodes:
- the cas6 gene encoding CRISPR-associated endoribonuclease Cas6 yields MKKIRLHLSKASLKDDDLVCKLQGFLMEKLSDDFASFLHQQETNPYSMNLRSEREESIWTVNLLSEEAEQQILPQLLSLETIKLETYSEEILVKNIEIQSLSSQSLLEIFQGDEASHLISLNFYTPTTFKRQGQFVLFPDTRLIFQSLMQKYSRLVEGKAEIEEETLEFLAEHSQISSYRLKSHYFPIHGRKYPAFEGRVTIRIQGASTLKAYAQMLLRFGEYSGVGAKCSLGMGGMRIEERKT; encoded by the coding sequence GTGAAGAAAATACGATTGCATCTTTCAAAGGCATCTTTGAAGGATGATGACTTAGTCTGTAAACTGCAGGGCTTTCTCATGGAGAAGCTGTCGGATGACTTTGCCTCCTTCCTCCATCAGCAAGAGACCAATCCATATTCGATGAATCTTCGTTCGGAGCGGGAGGAGTCTATTTGGACGGTAAACTTACTTTCGGAAGAAGCGGAGCAGCAGATATTGCCCCAGCTATTGAGTCTTGAAACGATAAAATTAGAGACTTATTCTGAGGAGATTCTGGTGAAGAATATCGAGATCCAGTCCCTTTCTTCCCAGTCCTTGCTGGAGATTTTTCAGGGAGATGAGGCTTCGCACTTGATAAGCCTGAACTTCTATACTCCGACGACCTTTAAACGTCAGGGACAGTTTGTCCTTTTTCCAGATACACGTCTAATCTTTCAGAGCCTCATGCAGAAGTACAGCCGGCTGGTAGAAGGCAAAGCAGAGATAGAGGAGGAAACGCTGGAGTTTTTAGCAGAGCATAGCCAAATCAGCAGTTATCGTCTGAAGAGTCATTATTTCCCGATTCATGGACGAAAATACCCCGCCTTTGAGGGCAGGGTAACTATTCGGATCCAGGGAGCGTCTACCTTAAAGGCCTATGCCCAGATGCTTCTGAGATTCGGGGAATATTCTGGAGTCGGAGCTAAATGCAGCTTAGGAATGGGAGGGATGAGAATTGAAGAAAGAAAAACTTGA
- the cas2 gene encoding CRISPR-associated endonuclease Cas2, translating into MTFYNLDSVSKEFARKKTKFCLVIYDIVSNKRRLKLAKLLEGYGTRVQRSCFEVDIEKLNFELLIKDIRDFYQADEGDNIIVYVGHKEETVVFNPYVGAELLEEILFF; encoded by the coding sequence ATGACTTTTTATAATCTTGATAGTGTCAGCAAGGAATTTGCCAGGAAGAAAACAAAGTTTTGTCTGGTTATTTATGATATCGTAAGTAATAAAAGGCGTTTAAAACTAGCCAAGCTTTTGGAAGGCTATGGTACAAGGGTTCAGCGTTCTTGCTTCGAAGTCGATATAGAAAAGCTGAATTTTGAACTTTTGATAAAAGATATAAGAGACTTTTATCAAGCCGATGAAGGAGACAATATCATCGTATATGTCGGGCATAAAGAAGAAACTGTAGTCTTTAATCCCTATGTTGGCGCTGAGTTGCTGGAAGAGATATTATTCTTTTAA
- the cas1 gene encoding type II CRISPR-associated endonuclease Cas1, which translates to MGWRTVVVNTHSKLSYKNNHLIFKDASRTELIHLSEVDILLLETTDIVLSTMLIKRLVDENILVIFCDDKRLPTAYLMPYYGRHDSSLQLSRQIAWNEDVKAEIWTTIIAQKILNQAFYLGSCGFLEKSQSVIDLYHGLDLFDPSNREGHAARIYFNTLFGNDFSREQDNDVNAALDYGYTLILSMFAREIVLSGCMTQFGLKHANQFNQFNLASDIMEPFRPIIDRIVYENRNSSFVKIKQELFTIFSDTFHYNGKDMYLSNIVSDYTKKVIQALNQPEKGVPEFRI; encoded by the coding sequence ATGGGATGGAGGACCGTTGTTGTCAATACACACTCTAAGCTCTCCTACAAGAACAATCACTTGATCTTTAAAGATGCCTCTCGGACAGAGTTGATTCACCTGTCCGAGGTGGACATCCTTCTTTTGGAGACGACGGATATCGTTCTCTCCACCATGCTGATTAAACGTTTGGTGGATGAAAATATTCTGGTCATCTTTTGTGATGATAAACGCTTGCCAACTGCATACTTAATGCCCTACTACGGTCGGCACGATTCCAGTCTGCAACTCTCTCGGCAAATTGCTTGGAATGAAGATGTAAAGGCGGAAATCTGGACAACCATCATTGCACAAAAAATTCTCAATCAGGCTTTTTATCTAGGGAGTTGTGGTTTTCTGGAAAAGAGTCAGTCCGTCATCGATCTCTATCATGGATTGGATTTATTTGATCCTAGTAACCGCGAAGGGCACGCAGCTCGGATTTATTTTAACACCTTGTTTGGAAATGATTTTAGCCGTGAACAAGATAATGATGTCAATGCTGCCTTGGACTATGGTTACACCTTAATTTTGAGTATGTTTGCGCGTGAAATTGTCTTGTCTGGTTGTATGACTCAGTTTGGATTGAAACATGCTAATCAGTTTAATCAATTCAACCTCGCTAGCGATATTATGGAGCCTTTCCGTCCGATTATTGACAGAATCGTCTATGAAAATCGAAACAGTTCTTTTGTCAAAATCAAACAAGAACTTTTCACTATTTTCTCAGATACCTTTCACTACAATGGCAAAGATATGTACCTGTCCAATATCGTCAGTGACTATACTAAGAAAGTCATCCAGGCTCTCAATCAACCGGAGAAAGGAGTTCCTGAGTTTAGGATATGA
- a CDS encoding purine-nucleoside phosphorylase: protein MTSLSEKIKATAVFLKEKGMTEPEFGLILGSGLGELASEIENTVSLDYADIPNWGRSTVVGHAGKLVYGDLAGRKVLALQGRFHFYEGNPLEIVTFPVRVMKALGATGVIVTNAAGGIGYGPGTLMAITDHINMTGQNPLIGENLDEFGPRFPDMSKSYTPEYRAVAHKVADKLGIKLDEGVYIGVTGPTYETPAEIRAYKTLGADAVGMSTVPEVIVAAHSGLKVLGISCITNFAAGFQEELNHEEVVGVTERVKGDFKRLLKETLAEL, encoded by the coding sequence ATGACAAGCTTATCAGAAAAAATCAAAGCAACAGCAGTCTTCTTAAAAGAAAAAGGTATGACAGAACCTGAGTTTGGTCTGATTTTGGGATCTGGTTTGGGAGAATTGGCTTCAGAAATTGAAAATACCGTTAGTCTTGACTATGCGGATATTCCAAACTGGGGCCGCTCAACTGTTGTTGGTCACGCTGGTAAATTAGTCTATGGAGACTTGGCAGGACGGAAAGTCTTGGCACTGCAAGGCCGTTTCCACTTCTATGAAGGAAATCCTTTAGAAATCGTTACTTTCCCAGTGCGTGTGATGAAGGCTCTTGGTGCGACAGGTGTCATTGTGACCAATGCTGCTGGCGGTATTGGCTATGGCCCTGGTACACTGATGGCCATCACTGACCACATCAATATGACTGGTCAAAATCCTTTGATTGGTGAAAACTTGGATGAATTTGGTCCACGTTTCCCTGATATGTCTAAATCTTACACTCCAGAATACCGTGCCGTCGCTCATAAAGTTGCTGATAAGCTTGGTATCAAGCTGGATGAGGGTGTCTATATCGGTGTAACTGGACCAACTTATGAAACACCTGCAGAAATCCGTGCTTATAAGACGCTTGGAGCGGATGCAGTCGGCATGTCTACTGTTCCTGAAGTGATTGTAGCAGCACATTCTGGTTTGAAAGTCCTTGGAATTTCATGCATTACAAACTTTGCTGCTGGTTTCCAAGAAGAGCTTAATCATGAGGAAGTGGTTGGAGTAACAGAACGTGTCAAGGGTGATTTCAAACGACTTCTTAAAGAAACGCTTGCTGAATTGTAA
- the cas1 gene encoding CRISPR-associated endonuclease Cas1 has product MADLYIQNSSYSLSISDRKLMIKNQERTMLKAISLGLIDNILIFGNSQLSTQLLKSLSRHGIPVFYFSSKGEFLFSMDSFKEADYEKQREQAQASFDKSFCLKMSQRIASAKIMNQLNLLKAYDEQGLFDEEDFKRFKSACESLKSAKSISEIMGIEGRIAKSYFYYLNLLVEEDFQFYCRNRRPSLDRFNALLNFGYSILYSCFIGLIRKNGLSAGFGVTHQPHTHHAVLASDLMEEWRPVIVDDTVMSLIKHGDIRGEHFEKMGDEMHLTSEGIEVFSRAMRERILEIHHYVELDKNRYTFLYMADQQVKSLIRCFKSRNADDYISSYTGE; this is encoded by the coding sequence ATGGCCGATTTGTATATTCAGAACTCTTCATACAGTTTATCAATTAGTGATCGTAAGTTAATGATAAAGAACCAAGAACGCACTATGCTCAAGGCTATTTCATTAGGTCTAATTGATAACATTCTTATATTTGGTAATTCTCAGTTATCAACACAATTGCTGAAATCTTTATCTCGCCATGGGATTCCAGTCTTCTATTTTTCTAGCAAGGGTGAGTTTTTATTTTCGATGGATTCTTTTAAGGAAGCGGACTATGAAAAGCAGAGAGAGCAGGCCCAAGCTTCTTTTGATAAAAGTTTCTGTCTGAAGATGTCGCAGAGGATAGCTTCGGCAAAAATCATGAATCAATTAAATCTGCTAAAAGCATACGATGAGCAAGGGCTATTTGACGAAGAGGATTTTAAACGTTTTAAATCTGCTTGTGAGAGCCTTAAATCTGCCAAAAGCATATCAGAAATTATGGGGATTGAAGGTAGGATTGCTAAATCTTATTTCTACTATCTTAATCTACTGGTAGAAGAAGATTTTCAGTTTTATTGTCGCAATAGGAGGCCGTCCTTAGATCGTTTTAATGCGCTGCTAAATTTTGGGTATTCGATTTTGTATTCCTGTTTTATTGGCTTGATTCGGAAAAATGGTCTTAGTGCAGGCTTTGGAGTTACCCATCAGCCACATACCCATCATGCAGTACTAGCCAGCGACCTAATGGAAGAGTGGCGGCCAGTCATCGTAGATGATACTGTGATGAGTCTGATTAAGCATGGTGATATTAGGGGGGAGCATTTTGAGAAGATGGGGGATGAAATGCATTTGACTTCGGAAGGGATTGAAGTATTTTCTCGAGCTATGAGGGAGCGCATCTTAGAAATCCATCATTATGTCGAATTGGATAAGAATCGCTACACTTTTTTGTACATGGCAGATCAGCAAGTCAAGTCTTTGATTCGATGTTTTAAGTCAAGGAATGCTGACGACTATATCAGCAGTTATACGGGAGAGTGA
- the cas2 gene encoding CRISPR-associated endonuclease Cas2, translating into MSYRYMRMILMFDMPVDTAEERKAYRKFRKFLIDEGFIMHQFSIYSKLLLNNSANNAMIERLKTHNPKKGNITLLTVTEKQFSRMIYLNGERNTSVANSDARLVFLGEEPGDED; encoded by the coding sequence ATGAGTTATCGATATATGCGTATGATTTTAATGTTTGATATGCCCGTTGATACCGCAGAGGAACGCAAGGCCTATCGGAAATTTCGCAAGTTCCTCATAGATGAAGGATTTATCATGCACCAATTCTCTATCTATAGCAAGCTCTTGCTCAACAACTCTGCTAATAACGCCATGATTGAGCGACTCAAGACTCATAATCCTAAAAAAGGAAACATTACTCTCTTAACCGTTACAGAAAAGCAGTTTTCTCGCATGATTTACTTAAATGGCGAGCGAAATACCAGCGTAGCAAACTCCGACGCACGTTTAGTTTTTCTAGGAGAGGAGCCTGGAGATGAAGATTAA
- a CDS encoding phosphopentomutase: protein MPKFNRIHLVVMDSVGIGAAPDANNFVNAGVPDGASDTLGHISKTVGLNVPNMAKIGLGNIERPTPLKTVPQEENPSGYYTKLEEVSLGKDTMTGHWEIMGLNITEPFDTFWNGFPEEILTQIEEFSGRKVIREANKPYSGTAVIDDFGPRQMETGELIIYTSADPVLQIAAHEEVIPLEELYRICEFARSITLERPALLGRIIARPYVGEPGNFTRTANRHDYAVSPFNPTVLDKLNEAGIDTYSVGKINDIFNGAGINHDMGHNKSNNHGVDTLVKALKDENFKEGFSFTNLVDFDALYGHRRDPHGYRDCLEEFDARIPEIIENMREDDLLMITADHGNDPTYAGTDHTREFIPLLVFGKSLSGHGHIPVGHFADISATVAENFGVDKAMIGESFLDKLV from the coding sequence ATGCCAAAATTTAATCGTATTCACTTGGTAGTCATGGACTCAGTTGGTATCGGTGCTGCTCCAGATGCCAATAACTTTGTCAATGCAGGGGTACCAGATGGTGCTTCAGATACTCTGGGACATATTTCCAAAACGGTAGGACTGAATGTGCCAAATATGGCTAAGATCGGTCTAGGAAATATCGAGCGTCCTACTCCTTTGAAGACAGTTCCTCAAGAAGAAAATCCTAGCGGCTACTATACCAAGCTGGAAGAAGTATCGCTTGGAAAAGACACGATGACAGGGCACTGGGAAATCATGGGTCTCAATATTACTGAGCCTTTTGATACTTTCTGGAATGGCTTCCCAGAAGAAATCCTGACTCAGATTGAAGAGTTTTCTGGTCGCAAGGTCATTCGTGAGGCTAACAAGCCATACTCTGGTACAGCAGTTATTGATGACTTTGGTCCTCGTCAGATGGAAACAGGCGAGCTGATTATCTACACCTCAGCTGACCCAGTATTGCAAATTGCGGCACACGAAGAAGTAATTCCTTTGGAAGAGCTCTATCGTATCTGTGAATTCGCCCGCTCTATTACCTTGGAACGTCCTGCGCTTCTGGGACGTATCATCGCTCGTCCTTATGTAGGTGAGCCAGGTAACTTCACTCGTACAGCAAATCGTCACGACTATGCCGTATCTCCGTTCAATCCAACTGTACTTGACAAGCTCAATGAAGCCGGAATTGATACTTATTCTGTTGGTAAGATAAATGACATCTTTAACGGTGCTGGAATCAATCATGACATGGGACACAATAAGTCTAACAATCATGGTGTAGATACATTGGTCAAAGCCTTGAAAGATGAAAACTTCAAAGAAGGTTTCTCATTTACTAACCTAGTAGACTTTGATGCTCTTTATGGTCACCGCCGTGATCCACATGGCTACCGTGACTGCTTGGAAGAGTTTGATGCTCGCATCCCAGAAATTATAGAAAACATGCGTGAAGATGACTTGCTCATGATTACTGCTGACCATGGTAATGATCCGACCTATGCCGGAACGGACCACACTCGTGAGTTCATTCCGCTCTTGGTCTTCGGAAAATCGCTGAGCGGTCATGGTCATATTCCTGTCGGACACTTTGCAGATATCTCAGCTACCGTTGCTGAAAACTTCGGAGTGGACAAGGCTATGATTGGTGAAAGCTTCTTGGACAAATTGGTATAA
- the deoD gene encoding purine-nucleoside phosphorylase encodes MSIHIAAKQGEIADKILLPGDPLRAKFIAENFLEDAVCFNEVRNMFGYTGTYKGQRVSVMGTGMGMPSISIYARELIVDYGVKKLIRVGTAGSLNADVHVRELVLAQAAATNSNIIRNDWPQYDFPQIASFDLLDKAYHIAKDLGMTTHVGNVLSSDVFYSNYFEKNIELGKWGVKAVEMEAAALYYLAAQHHVDALAIMTISDSLVNPEEDTTAEERQNTFTDMMKVGLETLIAEA; translated from the coding sequence ATGTCTATTCATATTGCTGCTAAGCAAGGCGAGATTGCTGATAAAATTCTTCTTCCGGGGGATCCGCTTCGGGCTAAGTTTATTGCGGAGAATTTCCTTGAGGATGCTGTTTGCTTCAATGAAGTCCGCAATATGTTCGGTTACACTGGTACTTATAAAGGACAACGTGTTTCAGTTATGGGGACAGGGATGGGAATGCCCTCAATCTCTATCTACGCGCGTGAGTTGATTGTTGACTACGGTGTGAAAAAGCTAATCCGTGTCGGAACTGCTGGCTCGCTTAATGCTGATGTCCATGTCCGTGAATTAGTACTGGCGCAGGCGGCTGCAACTAACTCCAACATTATCCGCAATGACTGGCCACAGTATGATTTTCCACAAATCGCTAGCTTTGATTTACTAGATAAGGCCTATCATATCGCCAAAGATCTCGGTATGACAACCCATGTTGGGAATGTTTTGTCGTCAGATGTCTTTTACTCAAATTACTTTGAAAAGAACATCGAGCTTGGCAAGTGGGGCGTTAAGGCAGTGGAAATGGAAGCTGCGGCTCTTTACTACTTGGCAGCTCAGCACCATGTGGACGCTCTTGCTATCATGACTATTTCTGACAGCTTGGTCAATCCTGAAGAGGATACGACAGCAGAAGAGCGCCAAAATACCTTCACCGATATGATGAAGGTTGGTTTGGAAACCTTGATTGCAGAAGCATGA
- the mnmE gene encoding tRNA uridine-5-carboxymethylaminomethyl(34) synthesis GTPase MnmE, whose amino-acid sequence MITREFDTIAAISTPLGEGAIGIVRLSGTDSFAIAQKIFKGKNLSEVESHTLNYGHIVDPQKQEILDEVMVGAMRSPKTFTREDIIEINTHGGIAVTNEILQLAIREGARMAEPGEFTKRAFLNGRVDLTQAEAVMDIIRAKTDKAMNNAVKQLDGSLSNLINNTRKEILNTLAQVEVNIDYPEYDDVEEMTTQLMREKTAEFEALLSNLLNTARRGKILREGISTAIIGRPNVGKSSLLNNLLREDKAIVTDIEGTTRDVIEEYVNIKGVPLKLIDTAGIRETDDLVEQIGVERSKKALQEADLVLLVLNASEPLTDQDRQLLEISQDSNRIVLLNKTDLEEKIELDQLPTDVIKISVLHNQNIDKIEERINQLFFENAGIVEQDATYLSNARHISLIEKALESLQAVNQGLDMGMPVDLLQVDMTRTWEILGEITGDAAPDELITQLFSQFCLGK is encoded by the coding sequence ATGATTACCAGAGAATTTGATACAATCGCTGCGATTTCTACACCTCTTGGCGAAGGAGCCATCGGTATCGTCAGACTAAGCGGGACTGACAGCTTTGCTATTGCCCAAAAAATCTTCAAAGGGAAAAATCTGAGCGAAGTGGAAAGTCACACACTCAACTACGGTCATATCGTTGACCCTCAAAAACAGGAAATTCTAGACGAGGTTATGGTTGGTGCTATGCGCTCTCCCAAGACCTTCACGCGCGAGGATATCATTGAGATAAATACCCACGGTGGGATTGCGGTCACGAATGAAATCCTACAGCTGGCTATCCGCGAAGGTGCGAGAATGGCTGAGCCTGGCGAGTTTACCAAGCGGGCCTTTCTCAACGGGCGTGTGGATTTGACTCAGGCTGAGGCTGTCATGGACATCATCCGCGCCAAAACCGATAAAGCAATGAACAACGCTGTCAAGCAGCTAGATGGCTCCCTCTCCAACCTTATCAACAATACCCGTAAGGAAATTCTCAACACACTGGCTCAGGTCGAGGTCAACATCGACTATCCCGAGTACGACGACGTGGAAGAGATGACGACCCAGCTTATGCGAGAAAAAACGGCTGAGTTTGAGGCTCTGCTGAGCAATCTCCTCAATACTGCACGACGAGGTAAGATTTTACGCGAAGGCATTTCCACTGCTATCATCGGCAGACCAAACGTTGGCAAGTCCAGCCTACTCAACAATCTTCTGCGTGAGGACAAGGCCATTGTGACTGATATCGAGGGTACGACCCGTGATGTGATTGAGGAGTATGTCAATATCAAGGGTGTGCCGCTCAAGCTCATCGATACCGCAGGCATTCGGGAAACCGATGACCTTGTGGAGCAAATTGGAGTTGAGCGCTCTAAAAAAGCTCTGCAGGAAGCCGACTTGGTCCTCTTAGTTCTTAATGCCAGTGAGCCTTTGACAGATCAGGACAGACAATTGCTCGAAATCAGTCAAGATAGCAATCGAATCGTCCTGCTTAACAAGACTGACCTAGAAGAAAAGATTGAGCTTGATCAGCTCCCTACTGATGTCATTAAGATTTCTGTCCTCCACAACCAAAATATTGATAAAATTGAAGAACGCATCAATCAGCTCTTCTTTGAAAATGCTGGTATCGTCGAACAAGACGCTACCTACCTGTCCAACGCCCGCCATATCTCCTTGATTGAAAAAGCTCTGGAAAGCCTGCAAGCCGTCAACCAAGGCTTGGACATGGGGATGCCGGTAGATCTTCTCCAAGTCGATATGACCCGCACTTGGGAAATTCTCGGCGAAATCACTGGTGACGCCGCACCAGACGAGCTTATCACCCAACTCTTCAGCCAATTCTGCTTAGGGAAGTAG
- the csn2 gene encoding type II-A CRISPR-associated protein Csn2 — translation MKINFPLLDEPLAIENATFLVLEDQLTFSTIVKQFYQYSTDDGDLKLFDRNLKSLKESELLVITDVLGYNLNSSSMLKLIHADLENQLNDKPEVKSMIEKLVATITELLAFECLENELDLEYDEITILELIDALGVKVETLSDTLFEKMLEIVQVFKYLSKKKLLVFINVSAYLSKDELVNLIEYIQLNQLRVLFVEPRKVYDFPQYVLDQDYFLNPENMV, via the coding sequence ATGAAGATTAATTTCCCATTATTGGATGAACCATTGGCTATTGAAAATGCAACCTTTTTAGTCCTGGAAGACCAACTTACCTTTTCAACTATCGTCAAGCAGTTCTACCAATATTCTACTGATGATGGGGACTTGAAGTTATTTGATAGAAATCTAAAATCTCTGAAAGAGTCTGAGTTACTGGTAATAACGGATGTCTTAGGATACAATCTCAACTCCTCTTCTATGCTCAAGCTGATACATGCTGATTTAGAAAATCAACTCAATGACAAACCAGAAGTCAAGTCCATGATTGAAAAGCTGGTTGCTACGATTACAGAATTGTTGGCATTTGAGTGTTTGGAAAACGAGTTAGACCTAGAGTATGATGAAATCACCATTCTAGAGTTAATCGATGCACTTGGTGTCAAAGTCGAAACTCTAAGTGATACACTTTTTGAAAAGATGCTAGAAATTGTCCAGGTTTTTAAATATCTTTCTAAAAAGAAACTTCTTGTTTTCATCAATGTATCCGCCTATCTATCAAAGGATGAGTTAGTAAATTTGATCGAGTATATACAACTCAATCAACTAAGAGTCTTATTTGTCGAACCTCGAAAAGTCTATGATTTCCCTCAGTATGTGCTGGATCAAGACTATTTCTTGAACCCTGAAAATATGGTATAA
- a CDS encoding NAD-dependent protein deacylase, whose product MDKIARLQELIDQSQNIVFFGGAGVSTESNIPDFRSSDGIYSVKLGRHFTAEQLVSHTMFERYPQEFFDFYKKYLLYPNAMPNAAHAYLANLEKTGKLKAVVTQNIDSLHEMAGSKKVLKLHGSADRNYCLNCQRFYDLDGFLALQGTIPHCLDCGGIVKPDVTLYEEPLDMEVFQQAAQAIHQADLLIIGGTSLVVYPAASLIQYFSGKHLVVINKTSIPQDSQADLVIEGKIGEVLGKLRRDD is encoded by the coding sequence ATGGATAAGATTGCAAGGCTGCAAGAATTAATAGACCAAAGTCAAAATATCGTCTTTTTCGGTGGGGCGGGTGTTTCGACGGAGTCCAATATTCCGGACTTCCGCAGTTCAGATGGGATATACAGCGTCAAGCTGGGACGGCATTTTACAGCAGAGCAGCTGGTTTCTCACACTATGTTTGAGCGCTATCCGCAGGAGTTTTTTGACTTTTACAAGAAGTATCTGCTTTATCCGAATGCTATGCCCAATGCTGCTCATGCATACTTGGCGAACTTGGAGAAGACGGGCAAGCTCAAGGCTGTGGTGACTCAAAATATCGATAGCTTGCATGAAATGGCTGGTTCGAAAAAGGTTCTCAAGCTTCATGGTAGTGCGGATAGAAATTACTGTCTGAATTGTCAGCGATTCTATGATTTGGATGGCTTTCTGGCTCTGCAGGGTACCATTCCTCACTGCCTTGACTGTGGCGGTATTGTCAAGCCAGATGTGACCCTCTATGAAGAGCCTCTAGATATGGAAGTTTTCCAGCAGGCAGCTCAAGCTATCCATCAAGCTGACCTACTGATAATCGGCGGCACTTCCTTAGTCGTCTATCCCGCAGCCAGCCTCATCCAGTACTTTTCAGGTAAGCATCTGGTCGTCATCAACAAGACCAGCATCCCTCAAGACAGCCAGGCAGACTTAGTCATTGAGGGCAAGATTGGAGAAGTGTTGGGGAAGTTGAGAAGAGATGACTAG
- the rpiA gene encoding ribose-5-phosphate isomerase RpiA, translating into MENLKKLAGIKAAEFVQSGMIVGLGTGSTAYYFVEEIGRRIKEEGLKITAVTTSSVTSKQAEGLGIPLKSIDEVDFVDVTVDGADEVDATFNGIKGGGGALLMEKVVAVPTKHYIWVVDESKMVEKLGAFKLPVEVVQYGAEQLFRRFESAGYKPAFRQQDDQRFITDMQNFIIDLDLGVIENPVEFAQGLDHVVGVVEHGLFNQMVDKVIVAGKSGLQVLEANK; encoded by the coding sequence ATGGAAAATCTAAAGAAACTGGCAGGAATCAAGGCTGCTGAATTTGTCCAAAGCGGGATGATAGTTGGTCTCGGGACGGGTTCGACCGCTTATTATTTTGTCGAAGAGATTGGCCGTCGTATAAAAGAAGAAGGACTGAAGATTACAGCTGTGACGACTTCCAGTGTCACTAGCAAACAGGCGGAAGGTTTAGGTATTCCGCTCAAATCCATTGATGAAGTTGACTTTGTTGATGTGACAGTTGATGGAGCTGATGAGGTTGACGCCACTTTTAACGGTATCAAGGGCGGTGGTGGCGCACTTCTCATGGAGAAAGTCGTAGCGGTGCCTACAAAGCACTATATCTGGGTAGTCGATGAGAGCAAGATGGTCGAGAAGTTAGGTGCCTTCAAGCTACCAGTAGAAGTTGTTCAGTACGGTGCTGAACAGCTCTTTCGTCGCTTTGAGAGTGCGGGCTATAAGCCGGCATTTCGTCAGCAGGACGACCAGCGTTTTATCACAGACATGCAGAATTTTATTATTGACTTAGATTTAGGTGTGATTGAAAATCCAGTTGAGTTTGCACAAGGACTTGATCATGTTGTGGGAGTAGTGGAGCATGGATTGTTTAATCAAATGGTAGACAAGGTCATTGTTGCTGGAAAATCGGGTCTCCAAGTTTTAGAGGCCAATAAATAG